One window of Arcobacter cloacae genomic DNA carries:
- a CDS encoding ATP-binding protein, whose protein sequence is MKFYNREKELEVLKKADKLKSRKSIMTMLIGRRRVGKTTLALQNYSNEKVLYFFVSKKNEQLLCEEFCNEIIEKLEVKIFGKLTKFEELFEYILELGKTQSFTLIIDEFQEFFRINEAIYSSMQKLWDLNKDKTNIHLITCGSVYSLMKKIYEDNKEPLFGRCDFKIDLKPLKVSVLKEILKDYNSYSNENLLDFYLLTGGVAKYIELFILNNSFDLKSMIDTIIDPNSMFLEEGKNRLIEEFGKEYGTYFSILALISDSKTSRSEIESILERNISGHLSRLENDYNIIKSIKPINAKPNSKVQKYEIVDNFLAFWFRFIFKYQSLIEAENFDRLKEIIYRDISTFKGKFLEKLFVELLKEKQTFTKIGSYWERNNQNEIDIVAIDDIDKKILICEVKLSEKRLDYNTLVLKSQKLLQDFKAYEIEYKLLSLKDI, encoded by the coding sequence ATGAAATTTTACAATAGAGAAAAAGAGCTTGAAGTTCTAAAAAAAGCTGATAAATTAAAATCACGAAAATCAATAATGACGATGTTAATAGGCAGAAGAAGAGTTGGAAAAACAACTCTTGCTTTACAAAACTATTCAAATGAAAAGGTTTTATATTTTTTTGTTTCTAAAAAAAATGAACAACTACTTTGTGAAGAGTTTTGTAATGAGATTATTGAAAAGTTAGAAGTTAAGATTTTTGGAAAACTTACAAAATTTGAAGAGCTTTTTGAATATATTTTAGAGCTTGGTAAAACACAATCATTTACACTTATAATTGATGAATTTCAAGAGTTTTTTAGAATAAATGAAGCTATTTATTCATCTATGCAAAAACTTTGGGATTTGAACAAAGATAAAACAAATATTCATCTCATAACTTGTGGTTCTGTTTATTCTTTGATGAAAAAAATCTATGAAGATAATAAAGAACCATTATTTGGAAGATGTGATTTTAAAATAGATTTAAAACCTTTAAAAGTTAGTGTTTTAAAAGAGATTTTAAAAGATTATAACTCATATTCAAATGAAAATTTACTTGATTTTTACCTTTTAACAGGTGGTGTTGCAAAATATATCGAACTATTTATTTTAAATAATAGTTTTGATTTAAAATCAATGATAGATACGATAATTGACCCAAATTCAATGTTTTTAGAAGAGGGTAAAAATAGACTCATAGAAGAGTTTGGAAAAGAGTATGGAACATATTTTTCGATTCTTGCCCTTATATCTGATTCAAAAACTTCAAGAAGTGAAATAGAATCTATTTTAGAACGAAATATTTCAGGACATTTATCACGACTTGAAAATGACTATAACATCATAAAATCAATTAAACCAATAAATGCTAAACCAAACTCAAAGGTGCAAAAATATGAAATAGTAGATAACTTTTTAGCTTTTTGGTTTAGATTTATTTTTAAATACCAATCACTTATTGAAGCTGAAAATTTTGATAGATTAAAAGAGATTATATATAGAGATATTTCAACTTTTAAAGGAAAATTTCTTGAAAAGCTTTTTGTTGAGCTTTTAAAAGAGAAACAAACTTTTACAAAAATTGGTTCATATTGGGAACGAAATAATCAAAATGAAATAGATATAGTGGCTATTGATGATATTGATAAAAAAATTTTGATTTGTGAAGTGAAATTAAGTGAAAAACGATTGGATTATAATACTTTGGTTTTAAAATCTCAAAAATTGCTTCAAGATTTTAAAGCTTATGAGATTGAATATAAGCTTTTATCTCTAAAAGATATTTAA
- a CDS encoding tyrosine-type recombinase/integrase has translation MKLQNKDESLSSALLRWSIDFNENLTLDRKDEKTIENYMNVVNKFIEYVNINKFIDDSSFDAIDVKMIKRYFMWRDNEYLNKTGKELKASTKLNDKKILNIFFEYIDDENIDKYEFHLKWKKIKYKKESIEKDYFKPDLVHSFLDYLENNLKKERNEFAYMLSFTFKLALYGGLRASELCDLQLKYFGKPYIAKDSGTKLIPLTIKGKGKTLYTNPIPYEYIKNELNYFKRNKSLEEKLFLTKTKLPLKRTNLYGYFEKISNELNLGKKGIHIIRRTFASNLSEMGVDVRNIQLLMRHKDIKTTIIYTARSQSRMEEAVSKL, from the coding sequence ATGAAATTACAAAATAAAGATGAATCATTAAGTTCTGCATTATTAAGATGGAGTATAGATTTTAATGAAAATTTAACTCTTGATAGAAAAGATGAAAAAACTATTGAAAATTATATGAATGTAGTAAATAAATTTATTGAATATGTAAATATTAATAAATTTATAGATGACTCCTCATTTGATGCAATTGATGTCAAGATGATTAAAAGATATTTTATGTGGAGAGATAATGAATATCTAAATAAAACAGGCAAAGAGTTAAAAGCCTCTACAAAATTAAATGATAAAAAGATTTTAAATATATTTTTTGAATATATTGATGATGAAAATATTGATAAATACGAATTTCATTTAAAATGGAAAAAAATAAAATACAAAAAAGAATCAATAGAAAAAGATTATTTTAAACCTGATTTAGTACATTCTTTTTTAGATTATTTAGAAAATAATCTAAAAAAAGAGAGAAATGAATTTGCATATATGCTCTCATTTACTTTTAAATTGGCTTTATATGGGGGTTTAAGAGCTAGTGAATTGTGTGATTTACAATTAAAGTATTTCGGGAAACCATATATTGCAAAAGATTCAGGTACTAAACTTATTCCACTTACCATAAAAGGAAAAGGAAAAACTCTTTATACAAATCCTATTCCATATGAATATATTAAGAATGAATTAAATTATTTTAAAAGAAACAAATCACTTGAAGAAAAACTTTTTTTGACTAAAACGAAATTACCTCTAAAAAGAACAAATCTTTATGGTTATTTTGAAAAAATATCAAATGAATTAAATTTAGGCAAAAAAGGCATTCATATTATAAGAAGAACTTTTGCTAGTAATTTAAGTGAAATGGGCGTTGATGTGAGAAATATTCAACTTTTAATGAGACATAAAGATATAAAAACAACTATAATCTATACAGCAAGAAGTCAAAGTAGAATGGAAGAAGCTGTTTCTAAATTATGA